TATGGGCAGGCGTCGCTTTTTGCTGACCGGCTCAAGTGCACGAAAACTGCGCCAATCCTCGGTGAATCTTCTTCCGGGTAGAGTTATTTTAGCCTATCTCGATCCCTTGATGATTTCGGAATTAGGCGACCAGTTCGAGTTAGAGCGAGCGCTACGCGTAGGAACACTTCCGGGCATATTTCTCGACAGAGAGATGGGAGAAGAAACGCTTGGTTCCTATGCAGAGCTCTATCTTCGCGAAGAAGTGCGCGCAGAAAGTCTTATGCGAAACGTAGGTGACTATGCCCGCTTCCTAGATACCGCTGCGTTGCTTAGTGGCCAATGGATAAACTACTCCAAGGTGAGTTCAGATACTGAAATTCCCAAGGAGACCATTCGGCGGTTCTTCTCTATTTTAGAGGATACCCTACTCATTCATAGGCTTTGCGCTTTTAAACCTAGAGAAAAATCAACTCGACGAGTTTCGCAGAGAGATCGTTTCATTTTTTTTGACGTGGGCGTAAGAAATGCAATTTTAGGCATTCATGGGCAAAAACTTTCTGAAGAACAAAAAGGCTCCTTGTTTGAGCAGTTTATGATAACACAGCTCATTTCGCTAGGAAGGGCTATGCGGAAGAATTGGAGCTTTAGTGCTTATCGCACCAATGCTGGTGCAGAAGTGGATTTGGTTATCGAGCGGGAGGATGACATTATTGGCTTGGAAATAAAATATGGAACGCGCCTTTCTACTAGCCAAACTACGGGGCTCGAATCTTTTGCCGAATATGTCGGCAGCTATAAGCCGGTTAAAAAGTGGATTTGCTACCGGGGAGATAAGCCCCAGCGATTTAATAACGGCTGCGAAGCCTATAATTACCGAGATTTATTTTTGCAGCTCATGAGATAACGCCGCTTGGTCCGTTTCCCTTAATAGCCTATTCAAACTTAATGCCCTGAGCGAGTGGTAGTTCTGAGCCCCAATTAATGGTGTTTGTTTGACGTCGCATATATGCCTTCCACGCATCGGAGCCGGCTTCTCTTCCGCCGCCGGTGTCTTTTTCTCCACCAAAGGCGCCGCCTATTTCTGCACCAGAGGTGCCAATATTAATATTAGCTATGCCACAATCCGAGCCAGCATGGGAGAGAAATAATTCGCTCTTGCTTAAGTCGTTAGTAAAAAGCGCGGAGCTCAAGCCCTGCGGAACGTCGTTTTGCACGCGTATCGCCTCGTCTATGTCAGATACTTTTAAGATGTACAAAATGGGCACGAAAACCTCTTCCTTGACTATGGGCATGTTGGCATTGGCCATGACAATAGTTGGCTCCACATAGAGGTTTGAAGGAAAGCCGCTCAAAACCTTGCCGCCGTAAAGAATCTTCCCTCCTTGGCTTTTGATATTCTCGATTGCAGTCACAAAGAGTTCGCGCGCTGCAGGGTTTACGAGGGGGCCCATTAAGGTGTTGGGGTCTAAGGGATCCCCAATTCTTAGTTGTTGATAAGTTGCAATTAAGCGCCTAGTGAACTCGGGCTCAATCTTTTCTTCCACCAATACTCGCCTTGTCGTAGTGCAGCGTTGACCTGTAGTGCCAACTGCGCCAAATAATACGGCAGGGATTGCAATCTTTAGGTCAGCGTCTCG
Above is a window of Deltaproteobacteria bacterium DNA encoding:
- a CDS encoding ATP-binding protein → MQDRMLTNWISSVNKSVLLLGPRQVGKSTLVKQLEPDVYVNLAVESFFLAYAKDPDLLRRELEANRSAALIAIDEIQRVPALLNSVQVLIDEGMGRRRFLLTGSSARKLRQSSVNLLPGRVILAYLDPLMISELGDQFELERALRVGTLPGIFLDREMGEETLGSYAELYLREEVRAESLMRNVGDYARFLDTAALLSGQWINYSKVSSDTEIPKETIRRFFSILEDTLLIHRLCAFKPREKSTRRVSQRDRFIFFDVGVRNAILGIHGQKLSEEQKGSLFEQFMITQLISLGRAMRKNWSFSAYRTNAGAEVDLVIEREDDIIGLEIKYGTRLSTSQTTGLESFAEYVGSYKPVKKWICYRGDKPQRFNNGCEAYNYRDLFLQLMR